A stretch of the Haloplanus aerogenes genome encodes the following:
- a CDS encoding SPFH domain-containing protein produces the protein MSHPLPLQIGTSLFGIVGLLVLGLAIVTVWQMVRIVDAYDKQALTVFGEYRGLLEPGINFVPPFVSRTYPFDMRTQTMDVPRQEAITRDNSPVTADAVVYLRVMDAKKAFLEVEDYKTAVSNLAQTTLRAVIGDMELDETLNKRQEINARIRKELDEPTDEWGIRVESVEVREVNPSPEVQNAMEQQTGAERRRRATILEAQGERRSAVEKAEGDKQSNIIRAQGEKQSQILEAQGDAISTVLRAKSAESMGERAIIDKGMDTLEAIGQGESTTFVLPQELTSLVGRYGKHLTGSDVTGNGQQLDSLQFDAETRELVGLDDIKEILGEIDRAAEMDIEELEKQAKAVKDGASESADHADEQINDQA, from the coding sequence ATGTCTCACCCGCTCCCGCTGCAGATCGGCACGTCTCTATTCGGGATAGTTGGTCTGTTGGTGCTTGGGCTGGCAATCGTAACGGTCTGGCAGATGGTACGGATCGTCGATGCCTACGACAAACAGGCACTCACCGTGTTCGGCGAGTATCGCGGCTTGCTCGAGCCGGGCATCAACTTCGTTCCGCCGTTCGTTTCGCGCACGTACCCGTTCGACATGCGTACACAGACGATGGACGTGCCCCGGCAGGAGGCGATCACGCGGGACAACTCCCCCGTGACGGCGGATGCCGTCGTCTACCTCCGCGTGATGGATGCGAAGAAGGCGTTCCTCGAGGTCGAAGACTACAAGACGGCGGTCTCGAACCTCGCCCAGACCACGCTCCGGGCGGTCATTGGCGACATGGAACTCGACGAGACGCTGAACAAGCGCCAGGAGATCAACGCTCGCATCCGCAAGGAACTGGACGAACCGACCGACGAATGGGGGATTCGTGTCGAGTCGGTCGAGGTCCGAGAAGTCAACCCCAGTCCGGAGGTTCAGAACGCGATGGAACAGCAAACCGGCGCGGAGCGTCGCCGCCGGGCGACGATCCTCGAAGCACAGGGCGAACGCCGGAGTGCCGTCGAGAAAGCCGAGGGGGACAAGCAGTCGAACATCATTCGAGCGCAAGGCGAAAAGCAGAGCCAGATTCTCGAAGCGCAGGGTGACGCCATCTCGACGGTCCTGCGCGCGAAGTCCGCGGAGTCGATGGGGGAGCGAGCGATCATCGACAAAGGGATGGACACGCTCGAAGCGATCGGTCAGGGGGAATCGACGACGTTCGTTCTCCCGCAGGAACTCACCTCGCTGGTGGGTCGCTACGGCAAGCACCTCACGGGGAGCGACGTGACGGGCAACGGACAGCAGCTAGACAGTCTACAGTTCGACGCCGAGACGCGCGAACTCGTCGGACTCGACGACATCAAAGAGATTCTCGGCGAAATCGACCGAGCAGCCGAGATGGATATCGAAGAGCTAGAGAAACAGGCCAAGGCGGTCAAGGACGGAGCATCCGAGAGTGCCGACCACGCCGACGAGCAGATCAACGACCAAGCATGA
- a CDS encoding DUF1328 domain-containing protein, which produces MAASHGVLDSAVSVQAVPLQFGGGFIELAVLFLILALIAAVLGARGVAGVSMNIAKWLVIIFVVLAIVTFIL; this is translated from the coding sequence ATGGCCGCATCACACGGAGTTCTGGATAGTGCTGTCTCAGTCCAAGCCGTGCCGTTGCAGTTCGGGGGTGGTTTCATCGAGCTTGCAGTCCTCTTTTTGATACTCGCACTCATCGCAGCGGTACTCGGTGCTCGAGGGGTCGCTGGAGTCAGTATGAACATCGCAAAATGGCTCGTCATCATCTTCGTCGTCCTCGCTATCGTCACGTTCATTCTGTAG
- a CDS encoding calcium/sodium antiporter yields the protein MVGSGTAVQVGILVATVGGLWIGARLLVDSVVRLARRFGLSELTIGLTIVAAGTSTPELVVTADAALADLGAIAVGNVVGSNIYNLAFILGVVSLVRIIPIERSLVHRDGVVLVASTLLGAAVMFDRMVVRVEGAVLLVSFVAYTAYLLRTGADPSDADLSPEKEGIPTALTERVTFRGRDTVLLVLGLAVVLVSGDLMVGAASTLARAAGIPDSVIGGTIVAAGTSTPEFAVSLVAMQQGRLGVSVGNVVGSNVFNVLGVLGVAAVVRPLSFGSVALESIAWLIVVTVVMVAALWTGRQLSRPEGALFAASEAGRWVLGLLGLVG from the coding sequence ATGGTGGGCAGCGGAACCGCTGTCCAAGTCGGAATCCTCGTTGCGACAGTCGGCGGACTCTGGATCGGGGCTCGACTCCTCGTCGATTCCGTGGTACGGCTGGCCCGTCGATTCGGACTGTCGGAGCTCACTATTGGTCTCACCATCGTCGCTGCCGGTACCTCCACTCCGGAGCTGGTGGTCACCGCTGACGCGGCACTGGCCGATCTGGGGGCGATTGCAGTCGGCAACGTCGTCGGGTCGAACATCTACAATCTCGCGTTCATACTTGGCGTCGTCTCGCTGGTTCGGATCATTCCGATCGAGCGGTCGCTGGTCCACCGCGACGGCGTGGTTCTGGTCGCAAGCACTCTTCTCGGTGCCGCAGTCATGTTCGACCGCATGGTGGTCCGTGTCGAGGGTGCCGTACTCCTCGTCTCGTTCGTCGCCTACACGGCGTACCTGCTCCGAACCGGTGCCGACCCCTCCGACGCGGATCTCAGTCCCGAGAAAGAAGGGATACCGACGGCGTTGACCGAACGTGTGACGTTCCGCGGACGCGATACGGTCCTGCTGGTACTGGGGCTCGCCGTGGTTCTGGTGAGCGGCGACCTGATGGTGGGGGCAGCCTCCACGCTGGCACGGGCAGCGGGCATCCCCGACTCGGTCATCGGCGGCACCATCGTCGCTGCGGGCACCTCGACGCCGGAGTTCGCCGTCTCGCTGGTGGCGATGCAGCAAGGACGGCTCGGCGTGTCCGTCGGGAACGTCGTCGGGAGCAACGTCTTCAACGTACTCGGTGTGTTAGGCGTGGCGGCAGTCGTCCGGCCGCTGTCGTTCGGATCCGTCGCGCTCGAATCCATCGCGTGGCTCATCGTCGTCACCGTGGTCATGGTCGCGGCGCTGTGGACGGGCCGACAGCTCTCGCGGCCGGAGGGTGCGTTGTTCGCTGCCTCGGAGGCCGGACGGTGGGTCCTGGGACTGCTGGGGCTGGTCGGATGA
- a CDS encoding diadenylate cyclase gives MVEPIYSSATLEPNSDGTDIDTVLERIEGCVKDISLGFERWDDPYARGPGLYFVVERGSMTDFAAQMGTNRWPVEDCATVFAEIDAFLEAAQNVALSCDGAVVVHSDGTIEETMVRVKQLSPAECRRNDDLPYAGWMGARHMSALETSTRQEVIAAITLSEEDGRVTVFTDGTFEDF, from the coding sequence ATGGTCGAACCCATCTATAGTTCTGCGACGTTGGAGCCGAACTCTGATGGTACAGACATCGACACAGTACTCGAGCGGATCGAGGGGTGCGTCAAGGACATCAGCCTCGGATTTGAGCGATGGGATGATCCCTACGCCCGTGGACCCGGACTCTATTTCGTCGTCGAACGGGGTTCCATGACCGACTTTGCGGCTCAGATGGGGACGAACCGCTGGCCGGTCGAGGACTGTGCAACGGTCTTTGCCGAGATCGATGCATTTCTTGAGGCTGCACAGAACGTAGCGTTATCGTGTGATGGCGCAGTCGTCGTTCACAGCGACGGGACGATAGAGGAGACGATGGTCCGAGTCAAGCAGCTCTCTCCAGCCGAATGCCGACGAAACGACGATCTTCCCTATGCGGGGTGGATGGGTGCACGTCACATGAGCGCGCTGGAAACTTCGACCCGACAAGAGGTGATCGCGGCGATCACACTCAGCGAAGAGGACGGCCGGGTGACGGTGTTCACTGACGGCACATTCGAGGATTTCTAG
- a CDS encoding potassium channel family protein produces MRTYELVDRLPPKRFTRRQRLLLVYAVGLITIILTYTLLYNAGMRYFEGDQQSVFHSAQIVVETMTTTGYGSDSPWSTPVMNTMMITMQVTGVVIGFVTLRVLVIPLFERTPLNLDDRLSAKNDHVVLAEYQRNTEVVLDELEELGVQYVLLESEEDEAKRLSDDGYQTIHGDPEDRDDLNRATIERAKLLITDAGDRTASIVLTALEANEELNVVSFTASTRRKAALKEVGVDRSVAPHALIGQQLAEKATTPIAIEANVENDAIGVREILVRHDSPLHGVRIDESPVPEHPNLTLVAGWFDGELRLSPAPEDRLTSNTVLLVAGPVSEITALAREIAGLREPGDTAHSNVIIAGLGEGGSAAAERLTADTAVTTIDDDPDTNPDIVGDTTEPETLRAAGIEEATALLVTVDDDSSALMTVAMARSLSAEVELLVRITDAEKTSAAVRAGADYTLSVQRVCARLVAAEIHGERVISPVNQIRLVRASGASFAGEQLAAIRQDPNRDWTVVGVARAGEVLTDESTWVRPEDEVFVAGSDDAIQKFERTADLS; encoded by the coding sequence ATGAGAACCTATGAACTCGTAGATAGGCTCCCACCAAAGCGCTTCACTCGACGCCAGCGGCTCCTCCTCGTCTACGCTGTTGGGCTCATCACGATCATTCTCACCTACACTCTCCTGTACAATGCGGGAATGCGCTACTTCGAGGGGGATCAGCAGTCAGTGTTCCACTCGGCACAGATCGTTGTCGAAACCATGACCACGACCGGATACGGGTCTGACTCTCCCTGGTCGACGCCTGTCATGAATACGATGATGATTACAATGCAGGTCACCGGTGTCGTCATCGGCTTCGTGACGCTACGAGTACTCGTCATCCCACTGTTCGAACGGACACCACTCAACCTCGACGACCGCCTTTCGGCCAAGAACGACCACGTCGTCCTCGCGGAATACCAGCGCAACACGGAGGTAGTGCTCGACGAGCTCGAGGAGTTGGGCGTTCAGTACGTTCTCTTGGAGTCGGAGGAAGACGAAGCGAAGCGGCTCTCCGACGACGGCTACCAGACCATCCACGGTGATCCAGAGGACCGTGATGACCTCAATCGGGCCACTATCGAGCGTGCGAAGTTGCTCATCACAGACGCAGGTGATCGAACTGCGAGTATCGTCCTGACAGCACTGGAAGCAAACGAGGAACTCAACGTCGTTAGTTTCACCGCATCCACCCGTCGCAAGGCGGCACTGAAGGAGGTCGGCGTCGACCGGAGCGTCGCCCCCCACGCTCTCATCGGGCAACAACTTGCCGAGAAGGCGACAACACCAATCGCGATTGAGGCCAACGTCGAGAACGACGCAATAGGTGTCCGCGAGATATTGGTCCGCCACGACAGCCCGCTTCACGGTGTCCGCATCGACGAGTCTCCGGTGCCAGAACATCCGAATCTGACCCTCGTAGCCGGCTGGTTCGACGGCGAATTGCGTCTCTCACCTGCGCCCGAGGACCGCCTCACGTCGAATACGGTCCTCCTGGTGGCCGGTCCAGTGTCCGAGATCACGGCCCTCGCCAGAGAGATTGCCGGACTGAGGGAACCTGGAGACACGGCACATTCCAATGTGATCATTGCAGGACTCGGGGAAGGCGGGTCCGCGGCCGCCGAACGCCTCACGGCGGACACGGCTGTGACGACCATCGACGACGATCCGGACACCAATCCCGACATCGTCGGCGATACAACTGAACCGGAGACGCTCCGTGCAGCGGGCATCGAAGAGGCCACTGCTCTCCTCGTGACTGTCGACGACGATTCCTCGGCCCTGATGACGGTGGCGATGGCACGGTCGTTGTCGGCAGAGGTCGAACTCCTCGTTCGGATCACGGATGCGGAGAAGACCTCCGCCGCCGTTCGGGCCGGCGCGGACTACACGCTGTCCGTCCAGCGTGTGTGTGCCAGACTGGTCGCCGCGGAGATCCACGGGGAGCGTGTGATATCCCCCGTGAACCAGATCCGGCTCGTCCGAGCGTCGGGGGCTTCCTTCGCGGGTGAACAGCTCGCCGCGATCCGTCAGGATCCGAACCGCGACTGGACGGTGGTCGGTGTTGCACGGGCTGGCGAAGTTCTCACTGACGAATCCACGTGGGTTCGCCCGGAGGACGAGGTGTTCGTAGCCGGCAGCGACGATGCGATACAGAAATTCGAGCGGACAGCCGATCTCTCCTGA
- a CDS encoding CBS domain-containing protein, producing MDISEILSTKFTEFDIGTPLSKVAGAFENQELDAVVVTDGDEYRGVVSRRQLASSSNQPSAKVGSQVQHVPTVERTEDVREVARLMIGSDAKTLPVLDGDDRVVGVVTGDAVLEAVRPFLDAVTVDDAYTAELISATPETTIGKALNTLREAGIAHLPVVDGDDLAGMLSLYDVIEFTTRGGSKSQGGSSSSFGGRGGGGQNRGGFGAREGNSDRMLDLPVRNLMSDTVATVERSAPLDGVVETMFEREISSLVVTDDDTNEPVGIITKTDIIEALTWEGDDRNAVQVFGLDLLEGMDYDDVSALIENMTSKYGEMSVIKASIELQEHKEQSRGVPLVLARIRLVTDRGYFTADGEGYGASHALRLAANAVERQLLKGKTYGQSKKHPDTDEQEQLYGWWLGG from the coding sequence ATGGATATCTCCGAGATACTCTCCACGAAGTTCACCGAGTTCGACATCGGAACCCCGCTCTCGAAGGTCGCCGGGGCGTTCGAGAATCAGGAACTCGATGCCGTCGTCGTAACGGACGGCGACGAGTATCGCGGCGTCGTGAGTCGCCGACAGCTGGCGTCCTCGTCCAACCAGCCGTCTGCGAAGGTCGGCTCACAGGTACAGCACGTCCCGACTGTCGAGCGCACCGAGGACGTCCGCGAGGTCGCGCGGCTCATGATCGGGAGCGACGCCAAAACGCTCCCCGTACTCGACGGCGACGACCGTGTCGTCGGTGTGGTGACCGGCGATGCTGTCCTCGAGGCTGTCCGTCCGTTTCTCGACGCGGTGACTGTCGACGACGCCTACACGGCGGAGTTGATCAGTGCGACCCCGGAAACCACGATCGGGAAAGCGCTCAATACGCTTCGAGAAGCCGGTATCGCCCATCTCCCGGTCGTCGACGGGGACGACCTTGCAGGAATGCTGAGCCTGTACGACGTCATCGAGTTCACGACACGGGGCGGTAGCAAGAGCCAGGGTGGATCGTCGAGTAGCTTCGGTGGACGCGGCGGTGGCGGGCAGAACCGTGGTGGGTTCGGCGCGCGTGAGGGCAATTCCGACCGGATGCTCGACCTGCCGGTACGGAACCTGATGTCCGATACAGTCGCGACAGTCGAGCGGAGCGCACCGCTCGACGGCGTCGTCGAGACGATGTTCGAGCGAGAGATCTCCTCGCTCGTCGTCACGGACGACGACACCAATGAGCCGGTCGGAATCATCACGAAAACGGATATCATCGAAGCGCTCACCTGGGAAGGCGACGACCGGAACGCCGTGCAGGTGTTCGGTCTCGACCTGCTGGAGGGGATGGACTACGACGATGTCTCCGCGCTGATCGAGAACATGACCTCGAAGTACGGCGAGATGAGCGTGATCAAAGCCAGCATCGAACTGCAGGAGCACAAGGAACAGTCCCGGGGCGTGCCGCTGGTACTCGCACGGATTCGACTGGTCACTGACCGCGGCTACTTCACTGCCGATGGGGAGGGGTACGGTGCCTCCCACGCCCTCCGTCTCGCAGCGAACGCTGTCGAACGCCAACTTCTCAAGGGGAAGACCTACGGCCAGTCGAAGAAGCATCCGGATACAGACGAGCAGGAACAGCTCTACGGCTGGTGGCTCGGTGGGTGA
- the rtcA gene encoding RNA 3'-terminal phosphate cyclase, translating into MLELDGADGGGQLLRTALSLAVVTDTPFRIESIRNDRPNPGLAAQHLAAVQLAASYCDAEVEGAELGADTVTFVPGSERRSPLEAHVDTAGSVTLLCDTLLPVAAVDDDPVQLTATGGTDVKWAPTAAYYRRVKLPLLATQGLDADLTVDRTGFYPAGGGEVTLTVASSSLSRFDIDDRGDLERVDVYSKAAADLADREVADRQATQAAERLDEMGVPADVARVDYVEAESLGSSLLLRATYDHTVAGFSALGERGRTSEDVADEAVDAFESFRAGTAPVDEHMADQLLVLLAFAGGRIRIPRLTDHVRTNLELVGAFGSDIEATPQPDGTYRVRASRIRPFGEDH; encoded by the coding sequence GTGCTCGAACTCGACGGCGCGGACGGCGGCGGACAGTTGCTCCGGACGGCACTGAGCCTCGCCGTCGTCACGGACACCCCGTTCCGGATCGAGTCGATCCGGAACGACCGACCGAATCCCGGCCTCGCCGCTCAGCATCTCGCGGCCGTCCAGCTCGCCGCGTCGTACTGTGATGCCGAGGTCGAGGGGGCCGAACTGGGAGCCGACACGGTGACGTTCGTGCCCGGTAGCGAGCGCCGGTCGCCACTGGAGGCACACGTCGACACCGCGGGGAGCGTCACGTTGCTCTGCGATACGCTCCTGCCGGTCGCCGCCGTCGACGACGACCCCGTTCAGCTCACGGCGACCGGCGGCACCGACGTGAAGTGGGCGCCGACCGCGGCGTACTACCGGCGGGTGAAACTGCCGCTGCTGGCCACGCAGGGGCTCGACGCCGACCTCACCGTCGACCGCACCGGCTTCTATCCGGCCGGGGGTGGCGAGGTGACGCTGACGGTCGCGTCGTCGTCGCTGTCGCGGTTCGACATCGACGACCGCGGCGACCTGGAGCGAGTCGACGTCTACTCGAAGGCCGCGGCCGACCTCGCGGATCGGGAGGTGGCCGACCGGCAGGCGACACAGGCCGCGGAGCGCCTCGACGAGATGGGCGTGCCCGCGGACGTGGCGCGCGTCGACTACGTCGAGGCGGAATCGCTCGGCTCCTCCCTGCTCCTCCGGGCGACCTACGACCACACGGTCGCGGGGTTCAGCGCGCTCGGTGAGCGCGGGCGCACGTCCGAGGACGTGGCCGACGAGGCTGTCGACGCGTTCGAGTCGTTCCGCGCCGGCACCGCCCCGGTCGACGAACACATGGCCGACCAGTTGCTGGTGTTGCTCGCGTTCGCCGGTGGCCGGATCCGCATCCCCCGGCTCACTGATCACGTGCGCACGAATCTGGAGCTCGTCGGCGCGTTCGGGAGCGACATCGAGGCCACGCCACAGCCGGACGGCACGTACAGGGTTCGAGCCAGCCGGATTCGGCCGTTCGGCGAGGACCACTGA
- a CDS encoding ribonuclease H-like domain-containing protein: MRIENSFIPIRGVGETTERRLWEAGITRWDDFDGSVVGPTTADRIHDFVDVATDHLRRGDAGFFDEAFPSSERWRFYENFRDDALFFDIETTGLDTTHHDVTTVSVYRDGDTDTFVRGDNLTTGALREQFADAPLIVSFNGARFDVPFLEESFDLSIDAPHLDLMYPCRRLDLTGGLKRIEKDVGIDRDRPDISGEDAVRLWRQYERGDDAALDTLVSYNREDTRNLERLANHVTANLHDACCPTDATF; this comes from the coding sequence GTGCGCATCGAGAACAGCTTCATTCCCATCCGCGGTGTGGGCGAGACGACGGAGCGCCGCCTGTGGGAGGCGGGCATCACCCGCTGGGACGACTTCGACGGCTCCGTGGTCGGCCCGACGACCGCCGACCGTATCCACGACTTCGTCGACGTGGCGACCGACCACCTCCGCCGGGGCGACGCGGGCTTTTTCGACGAGGCGTTTCCTTCCAGCGAGCGCTGGCGCTTCTACGAGAACTTCCGCGACGACGCCCTCTTTTTCGACATCGAGACCACCGGCCTCGACACCACCCATCACGACGTGACGACGGTGAGCGTCTACCGCGACGGCGACACCGACACCTTCGTCCGCGGCGACAACCTCACCACCGGCGCGCTCCGTGAGCAGTTCGCGGACGCGCCGCTGATCGTCTCCTTCAACGGCGCTCGGTTCGACGTGCCGTTCTTGGAGGAGTCGTTCGACCTCTCCATCGACGCGCCGCATCTCGACCTGATGTACCCCTGCCGCCGTCTCGACCTGACCGGCGGCCTCAAGCGCATCGAGAAGGACGTGGGCATCGACCGCGACCGCCCCGACATCTCCGGCGAGGACGCCGTCCGCCTCTGGCGCCAGTACGAACGCGGCGACGACGCTGCCCTCGATACGCTCGTCTCGTACAACCGCGAGGATACGCGGAACCTCGAACGCCTCGCCAACCACGTCACTGCGAACCTCCACGACGCCTGCTGCCCCACCGACGCAACGTTTTAG
- a CDS encoding dolichyl-phosphate hexose transferase: MSEFTFDDVAVVMGTYNEEEAIGSVLADIERVSGGRAEVVCVDGSDDRTPDIARGMGARVIEQEPQGYGVAVREAVLTPDRPVVVTTDCDDTYPMERLPDFLDLINEGHDVVSGDRITPGAETMPRLNRLGNRAFAGLASLLLGRRLHDVTTGMRAYRRDLLHRIDWTENTGLSAELLMRPVARNYRVTEVPIDYDERAGETKLDPFRGGAAIAKSILRIGIEERFGTSLDSVTTTDTVERT, translated from the coding sequence ATGAGCGAGTTCACCTTCGACGACGTGGCTGTCGTCATGGGGACCTACAACGAGGAGGAAGCGATCGGGAGCGTTCTCGCAGATATCGAGCGGGTGAGTGGGGGGCGGGCCGAGGTAGTCTGTGTCGACGGCTCCGACGACCGCACGCCCGATATCGCTCGCGGCATGGGCGCCCGCGTGATCGAACAGGAGCCACAGGGGTACGGCGTCGCCGTCCGCGAGGCCGTCCTCACGCCGGACCGACCGGTGGTCGTCACCACCGACTGCGACGACACCTATCCGATGGAGCGCCTGCCGGACTTCCTCGACCTGATCAACGAGGGGCACGACGTGGTCAGCGGCGACCGCATCACCCCCGGCGCGGAGACGATGCCCCGGCTCAACCGCCTCGGCAACCGCGCCTTCGCCGGCCTCGCCAGCCTCCTTCTCGGCCGCCGGCTCCACGACGTGACGACGGGGATGCGCGCCTACCGGCGTGACCTGCTCCACCGGATCGACTGGACCGAGAACACGGGGCTCTCGGCGGAACTCCTGATGCGTCCCGTCGCCCGCAACTACCGGGTGACGGAGGTGCCCATCGACTACGACGAACGCGCTGGCGAGACGAAACTCGACCCCTTCCGCGGTGGGGCCGCCATCGCGAAATCCATCCTCCGAATCGGCATCGAGGAGCGGTTCGGCACGTCGCTCGACTCGGTGACGACGACCGACACCGTCGAGCGGACGTAG
- a CDS encoding DUF5800 family protein, translated as MTALSFDENGVDVVYEGTEFRLEKALIEEAVGKSYPDVTDHEVLKIVEKEPSLSGEPRRIGDIVR; from the coding sequence ATGACTGCGCTCTCCTTCGACGAGAACGGTGTCGATGTCGTCTACGAAGGAACCGAATTCCGACTGGAGAAGGCACTGATCGAGGAGGCGGTCGGGAAGTCGTATCCGGACGTGACCGACCACGAGGTGCTGAAGATAGTGGAGAAAGAGCCCTCGCTCAGCGGCGAACCTCGGCGGATCGGGGATATCGTGCGGTAG
- a CDS encoding polymer-forming cytoskeletal protein, whose amino-acid sequence MALGRDPLDALEIPDGTTVEEHDLVTEGDVIVGGQSTVEFGVRGRNVVAGERVRFGGDIEAEGDCRLDMWCDVGGNVLVGDDAYLGERVHVGGQLMVSGDLDIGDDVEIEEGFEANGWIVIRNPMPTLVFYFVVLSQLLRMGETDAADEIAEAMSDGEEAPADPLVIPRGGNVSDDSWRVSTPAHVGDGCRLHGNVRAKSIEMGADNNVFGSLRARGDIAVDEDTRIHGDVTTRGGTVQLAAGVRVLGDVSCNELELHEDAVVDGSIRSRGEMRIVRPEAKREIE is encoded by the coding sequence GTGGCACTCGGGAGGGACCCGCTCGACGCGCTCGAGATTCCCGACGGGACGACCGTCGAGGAGCACGACCTCGTCACCGAGGGAGACGTGATCGTCGGCGGGCAATCGACCGTCGAGTTCGGCGTCCGCGGCCGCAACGTCGTCGCCGGCGAGCGTGTTCGTTTCGGCGGCGACATCGAAGCCGAGGGAGACTGTCGGCTCGACATGTGGTGTGACGTGGGCGGCAACGTCCTCGTCGGCGACGACGCCTACCTCGGCGAACGCGTCCACGTCGGCGGCCAGCTTATGGTCTCGGGCGATCTGGACATCGGGGACGACGTGGAGATCGAGGAGGGCTTCGAGGCCAACGGCTGGATCGTCATCAGGAATCCGATGCCGACGCTCGTGTTCTACTTCGTCGTCCTCTCGCAACTCCTGCGGATGGGCGAGACGGACGCCGCCGACGAGATTGCCGAGGCGATGTCCGACGGGGAAGAGGCCCCGGCCGACCCGCTGGTGATCCCGCGCGGCGGGAACGTCTCCGACGACTCCTGGCGCGTCTCGACGCCCGCCCACGTCGGTGACGGCTGTCGGCTCCACGGCAACGTCCGCGCGAAATCCATCGAGATGGGCGCCGACAACAACGTCTTCGGGAGCCTGCGCGCCCGTGGCGACATCGCCGTCGACGAGGATACCCGCATCCACGGCGACGTGACTACTCGTGGCGGCACCGTCCAGCTAGCCGCGGGCGTGCGTGTCCTCGGCGACGTATCCTGCAACGAACTCGAACTCCACGAGGACGCGGTGGTCGACGGGTCCATTCGGTCGCGCGGCGAGATGCGGATCGTCCGACCGGAAGCGAAACGAGAGATCGAGTGA